DNA from Bacteroidota bacterium:
GGATCGACGCCTCGGTGGACTACATGGCGGTCCGACGCGACGAGGACATCGCGTGCTGCGCCCGACTCGGAGCCGAGCCGGTGCACCTCGACCTTCCCGAAGCGCCACACCGCGGCTATGCCGATGCCCGGACGCTCTTCGCTGGCGTCCACACCTCGGACGAGCCGTACACCGACACCGTCCGCCACGCCCTCGCCGGCGCGCTCGACCGTGCGCGGCCCGACCTCGTGTTCGCGCCGCAGGGGATCGGCGGGCACGCGGACCACCGGCACGTCGTCCGCGCTGTCGCCGGTCTCGCCGTCGAACACCGAATCCAGGTGGCGTGGTACCGCGACCTGCCCTACGCACTCCGCCACCCGGACGCCCCGGCGGACGAGTGCGTGCCCGATGGTTGTGCGCCTGCGGCTCTCGACATCGAGGCGACGCTCGGCGCGAAGGTCGAGGCATGTGCGGCCTACCGGACCCAGCTCCCGTTCCAGTTCGCCCGCGAGACGCCGGGGGCCGACCCCGAGACGGCGCTTGCCGCTGCGCTCACGCTCGACGCCCGCGAGGCCGGGCGCCCGTTCGGGCTGCGTGCCGCCGAAGTCGTTCGCGCTGCCGGTCCGCTTCTGGTCTAGCGCTGCGGGAAGCGCTGGCTCGGGGGGTAGGGGAAGATGTCGACAGGCTCGTCGTCGCGCTGCCACGCCTGCATCGCGTGCCAGAACGCGGGGTCGAGGAGGTCCCCGTGGTGCTGGAGGAAGAGCGGGCGCAGCCGGGCCGGTAGCCCGAGGAAGGTCCCGATCTCCTCGGGGAAAACGTCGCCCGGCGCGACGTGGAACCAGGCCTCGGCGCTCATCCGCTCGACCTCGTCGCGGGCTTCGGGGAGGGCGCGGAAGGCGAACTCAGAGAGCAGCCCGAGTTCGTCGTAGTCGTAGAAGATCACCCGCCGCTGCCGCGTCACGCCGAAGTTCTTGACGAGCATGTCGCCGGGGAAGATGTTGGCCGCCGCGAGGTCCTTGATCGCGTACCCGCAGTCGACGACGGCCGAGTGCTGCGCCGCCTCGTCGACCTCGCGGAGGTAGAGGTTGAGCGGCGTCACGCGGCGCTCGGTGTAGAGGTGCTCGATCACCACGTCGTCGCCCCGGACGTGGACCGTCTGCCCGGCGACGGCCAGCAGCTCGTCGAGGAGGTCGGGGTCGAAGCGGTCGCGGGGGAACTCGAGGTGCTCGTAGGCCTGCACGTCGGCTAGGCGGCCGACGCGGTCGTGGAGCATCACGAACCGGTACTGCCGCATGACCTCGGCGCGCGTGGTCTGCTTCGGCGGGTCGAAGCGGTCCTTGATGATCTTGAAGACGACGTCGAAGCCGGGGAGCGTGAAGACGCGCATCACCATCCCCGGCGTGCCGCGCGCGGTCTCGAAGCAGTCGTCGGTCTCCGCGAGGTGGGCGCAGAGGGCGCGGTAGAGTTCGGTCTTGCCGTGCTTGGTGTAGCCGAGCGAGATGTAGAGCTCGGCCGTCCGCTTCCTCGGCATGATCGTCTGGAGAAAGCGGACGAGCGCCCACGGCTGCGGGGAGACGACGTGGAAGTAGGACCGGGTGAACGAGAAGACGAGCGAGACGGCGTTCGAGGTCAGCAGCGCCGTGTCCACGCGGACGCCCTCGCCGTCGCCGTGGAGCACCGGCAGGACGAGCGGGACGACCGCCTCGCCCTCGGCCGTCGCCGCGACGATCCGCCCGATGAGGTAGGCCGCCTTGTTGCGGTAGAACACGGCCTCCAGCATCTCGACGCGGTCGATGCCGCCGGCTCCGGTCTCCGAGAGGCGCGCCTCGATGCGCTCAGCGACGCGGCGGGCGTCGCGCCCGATGTCCTCGAACGGGACGCCGAGGGCGTAGCCCCGGAGCACCGACTCGACCGTGCCGGCGGTGGTCGGCCCGAGCGGGACGCGGCTGGAGCACGGCGAGGCCTCCATCG
Protein-coding regions in this window:
- a CDS encoding PIG-L family deacetylase — translated: MPTALFVSPHLDDAAFSVGGTAVHLAQRGWRVVVATVFTRSVPDPTGFALACQTDKGIDASVDYMAVRRDEDIACCARLGAEPVHLDLPEAPHRGYADARTLFAGVHTSDEPYTDTVRHALAGALDRARPDLVFAPQGIGGHADHRHVVRAVAGLAVEHRIQVAWYRDLPYALRHPDAPADECVPDGCAPAALDIEATLGAKVEACAAYRTQLPFQFARETPGADPETALAAALTLDAREAGRPFGLRAAEVVRAAGPLLV
- the aceK gene encoding bifunctional isocitrate dehydrogenase kinase/phosphatase, translated to MTDSPNPGPSAADVARLIDEGFEAYHNRFQALTRRATGCFARQAWAESAQDDRERLALYEKTVQQTLRRVRGVLGAETESRERWAEARAAYAERRRGERNAELAETYYNSITRRVFATVGVDPLIEFVADGLTVPESMEASPCSSRVPLGPTTAGTVESVLRGYALGVPFEDIGRDARRVAERIEARLSETGAGGIDRVEMLEAVFYRNKAAYLIGRIVAATAEGEAVVPLVLPVLHGDGEGVRVDTALLTSNAVSLVFSFTRSYFHVVSPQPWALVRFLQTIMPRKRTAELYISLGYTKHGKTELYRALCAHLAETDDCFETARGTPGMVMRVFTLPGFDVVFKIIKDRFDPPKQTTRAEVMRQYRFVMLHDRVGRLADVQAYEHLEFPRDRFDPDLLDELLAVAGQTVHVRGDDVVIEHLYTERRVTPLNLYLREVDEAAQHSAVVDCGYAIKDLAAANIFPGDMLVKNFGVTRQRRVIFYDYDELGLLSEFAFRALPEARDEVERMSAEAWFHVAPGDVFPEEIGTFLGLPARLRPLFLQHHGDLLDPAFWHAMQAWQRDDEPVDIFPYPPSQRFPQR